In the genome of Theropithecus gelada isolate Dixy chromosome 19, Tgel_1.0, whole genome shotgun sequence, the window GGCCGTCACTCAGGTGTCTGAGTTCAAAACGTGTGCTCTTATTTCAGGGGCCAGCAACCTCCCCTGATGGGTCGTCAGCAACAAGGGCGCCTCAGGATGTGACGCAGGGCCCTGGGGCCACAGCTGGAAAGGAGGACAGCGGGATGGTTCCCTTAGGTGAGCCACTGGCCTCCCTGGTTCTCCCTGCCAGCCCCCAGCACCGGGGATGGGGGTGTTCAGTGAACGATCCTGGCACCAGGATAAGGGCAGACCTGGACCCCAGCCCTTGAGGAGCCCCAGGGTTCGGACCCAAGGGGCGGGCATTGTGGGTGCAGTGGGCCTTGGGGTTGGAggtccacccatccatccatcatgcACCCATCTAGCCATCATCCACCCTCCACCTATCCATTTCTTTATCATAtacccacccattcacccatccatccctcTGTCATTCAACCAggcatccatccatccttcaccTGTTCCCCCTCACACCAATCCCACCATCCTTctgtcatccatccatcatcacccacccatccatccatctactcatctaCCCATGCACCCACCGATCCATCATCTGGACGTTCATCCACCCACACATTcatcatctacccatccatcacccatccatccatctacttaCCCACCCAcgcacccacccatccatcctctggacattcatccatccatcatctggacattcatccatccatcatccatttattcatccaccCATCATCTACCCACACATTcttcatctacccatccatcacccatccatccatctacttaCCCACGCAcgcacccacccatccatcctctggacattcatccacccatccatcctctgtacattcatccatccatcatctggacgttcatccatccatcatccatctattcatccacccaTCATCTACCCACACATTcttcatctacccatccatcatccagccagccagccatcaACTCTTAAGTATGGGGCATTGACTGTATGCCAGGGACTACTAGGTACGGGGGACACAGGCATGAGTAAGAAGCCCACATCCCAGCCCTCTTCCCACCCCAATGGTTTCTGCTTTAAGcgttccctccctgcctccacctcagCCTGTGCTGTGCCTGCCCCGCCCTGGTGCAGACCCAGAGGCTGACTCTGTTTCTTTTCCCAGCAGGCACCGCCCCTGGGGCTGAGGGGCCAGCGCCTGGGGACTCCCAGGCTGTGCGCCCCTACAAGCAGGAGCCCAGCAGCCCCCCGCTGGCGCCTGGCCTGCCCGCCTTCCTGGCGGCCCCGGGCACCACGTCCTGCCCCGAGTGCGGCAAGACGTCCCTGAAACCAGCTCACCTACTGCGCCACCGGCAGAGCCACTCGGGCGAGAAGCCGCACGCCTGCCCGGAGTGCGGGAAGGCCTTTCGGCGCAAGGAGCACCTGCGGCGCCACCGCGACACGCACCCCGGCAGCCCCGGGCCCGCGCTGCGCCCTCTGCCCGCCCGTGAGAAGCCCCACGCGTGCTGCGAGTGTGGCAAGACCTTCTACTGGCGCGAGCACCTGGTGCGCCACCGCAAGACGCACTCGGGAGCGCGGCCCTTTGCCTGCTGGGAGTGCGGCAAGGGCTTCGGGCGCCGCGAGCACGTGCTGCGCCACCAGCGCATCCACGGCAGGGCAGCCGCCAGCACGCAAGGGACGGCCGCCCCGGGCCCCGATGGTGGGGGCCCCTTCCCGCCCTGGCCCTTGGGTTAGCCGCCGCCCAGCCCGCGGCGCCTCCCGCCCTTGGTGCTGCCCCCTGGGCCGTCCCTCCTCTCTCCCAGTGCCACTTggcctcttcccctcctcctccttccctcccgcCCACCCTCCTCCACCGCCGCCTCCCTTGTCTGAACTTCCCAACGCCTTCCTCTCTATTCCTTTCCAACTCCTTTTCCCCCAGATTTCACTTTCCTGCTCAGGTCTCACCTCAGCCCCTCTTCTCCCTGATTTCTCGGCCTCTCTCGCTGTGTGAAGGGGCCTCTTCCTAATGTCTCCGCCTTCCCCCACCTTCTCTCTCCTTCGGCCCAGCCTCCCTCACCCTCCTTcattcctctctccccaccctttTCCTGCCTGAAAAGCAGAGGTGAGGACCTGGGACCCCTGAGGGGCAGGCGAGGAAGAGCTCAGGAGCAGCCACAGGCCAGGCCCCCTTGATGAAGCGGAGGCTGAAGGAAAGGAGTCTGGGTCTTGTCCCTAGGAATTCTCTTCCCACAGGACAGATTGGGGGGGCAGCGGGAGGCAGCGGCTGATGGCTCTGACAAGTTGAACCCAGGGCGTCGCTGTGGGCTCCTTGATCTCGCTGCCCCCGTGACCCAAAGGGCATGGGATGGACAGAGATGCCTGCTCCCATGAAGCTGGTTGGGGATGGCAGTTCACCAGCACCCAGAGAGTAATAAAGTCACTGTGTGTAGACCCGGAGTCTGTGCTCTGTCTGGACTCTGTCTGGAGCAGCTTCCTGGGGTCTGCTGTCTTGGTTCCCACCGCAGACTCTCTCGGCATGAGAGAAGCTCTGGGAGTCTGGGCACAGCCGTGGGAAGCAGTGCAGGAAATGTATCCTCAGGAGGGCTGTCTCCACCTCCATCCTATGGAGGCAGGGATGAGGCTCCTGGAAGGGACCTGCCGAACACCACACTGAGTTGGGTTCGCGTCTGAGCCCTTCAGCTTCCTGGCTGGGGACCTACCTGTTGGTCATACCCTCTGAGCATGAGTTCCACATCCGTGAGTGATGATAATGGCACCTACCTCCCTTGCTAAGGCCACTGTTTCGCTGGGGTCCTGGGTGTCAGTGTCAGTAGGTCTCGGGTGGCCTGTTCTGCCGCCTGAGGAATCCTCTCATCTTTAGTTGGAGCCGTTGACCAAGGAGGATGTTCCATATGGAGGACAGGCTTTGGCCAGCTCCATGTTTCCAGGGTGCCTCCTCTTGTCAGCTCAGCGAGCAACCCCAGTTCCTTCTCTCCAGGGAGGAAATCTCCAGCCTCTGCAGGTGGATGAAAGGCAGTTGTCAGACTTTGGAAAGGAGGATGAGAGCGCTGGTCTGACCACTCCCCTGCCACTCAGTCTTGGGGCTGGCTTCACCCTGGTCCTTTTGGTTTCTGCGTGCCCAGTGCCTGAGCCTGGCAGGGGTTCTGTGTCAAACCCTCCATGGTCACTGCCTTGTGTCCGAGCCCCCCCACGATCACTGCCTTGTGCTCTGCTTCAGCTTCTGGCTCAGAGTCAAGCGCTGGGGCATGTACAGCCCAAGCTGGGCTGCAAGGGCATCTGGGAACACAAGTCACCTGGACAGTCCAGGGCACATCACTGGAGCCTAGGTCTGCCTTCCAGACTCAGTGCAGGGAAGGGTTTAGGTGCCAGGCTGTCCAGGAAGGGCAAGTGACCACAGGCCTCAGCACCTACCTCCTAAAACAGGACTGGTAGTAATGCCCCTCCTGGAAAGGGCCTGTTTTtgaaaaggctgggtgcagtggctcacactgtaatcctagcactttgggagggtaaggcgggcggatcgcttgagctcaggagttcaagaccagcctggccaacacggtgaaaccctgactctactaaaaatacaaaaattagccagacatgatggtggacacctggaatcccagctacttgggagggtgaggtgggaggatcatttgaacctaggaggcggaggttgcagtgagctgagatcgcaccactgccctactccagcctgggcaacacagcaagacttcatctcaaaaggaaaataaagtaacGAATGCAGAACACTTACAGGAACTTGGTGTGTAACCTCAGCGGGTTGG includes:
- the ZNF444 gene encoding zinc finger protein 444 isoform X2, producing the protein MEVAVPVKQEAEGLALDSPWHRFRRFHLGDAPGPREALGLLRALCRDWLRPEVHTKEQMLELLVLEQFLSALPADTQAWVCSRQPQSGEEAVALLEELWGPATSPDGSSATRAPQDVTQGPGATAGKEDSGMVPLGTAPGAEGPAPGDSQAVRPYKQEPSSPPLAPGLPAFLAAPGTTSCPECGKTSLKPAHLLRHRQSHSGEKPHACPECGKAFRRKEHLRRHRDTHPGSPGPALRPLPAREKPHACCECGKTFYWREHLVRHRKTHSGARPFACWECGKGFGRREHVLRHQRIHGRAAASTQGTAAPGPDGGGPFPPWPLG
- the ZNF444 gene encoding zinc finger protein 444 isoform X1, whose translation is MEVAVPVKQEAEGLALDSPWHRFRRFHLGDAPGPREALGLLRALCRDWLRPEVHTKEQMLELLVLEQFLSALPADTQAWVCSRQPQSGEEAVALLEELWGPATSPDGSSATRAPQDVTQGPGATAGKEDSGMVPLAGTAPGAEGPAPGDSQAVRPYKQEPSSPPLAPGLPAFLAAPGTTSCPECGKTSLKPAHLLRHRQSHSGEKPHACPECGKAFRRKEHLRRHRDTHPGSPGPALRPLPAREKPHACCECGKTFYWREHLVRHRKTHSGARPFACWECGKGFGRREHVLRHQRIHGRAAASTQGTAAPGPDGGGPFPPWPLG